A segment of the Anguilla anguilla isolate fAngAng1 chromosome 6, fAngAng1.pri, whole genome shotgun sequence genome:
CTTACAAAATGTTTCTCCAAAATACCAGCAGTTTTCCACAGATTTGATCATACTACCTGGCATAACAACAGCCCCCAAGAACCAGTCGATGAATGCTAAAGAGAGGATAATGAGGTTTGTTGGAGAATGGAGCTGTCTGAAATGAGAGATGGAGATGATGACCAGCAGGTTCCCACAGACAGTCATAAGAATGATGAAAGCCATGAACATGTACATGGCTGCTTTGATGAGTATCAGTGTTTGACTTCGTAGGCAGGATCCTTTCTGGTGTGGGAAACAGTATTGTGTTTCTACAGAATCTCCTGTCAAGTTAAGAGCAAGAATTTTCATCTTTGCTGACACTTCCAGGTAGTATCtacaacaaacaaatatttgcatgattattttcattttatttacagagATAAACAAGCTTCACTGATTAACTATCTCATATTCATGATAAAAAGGTAAGATGTTTATAATTCTGTTAAGGAATTTATGAATCTTTAAATGAACTGATTATAATAATACATCATGTAATGTCCAAGGACAAATGAAGTATATTATTCCCAAAGTGTGTTCTTTTCCTGATTTAATGGTTACCTGATTGGTATGAATTATTGCTCCTCCAATGGTGTTGAAGATAAACATGTGTAAACTCCTGTGTGCAGTAAGacaaaaagcaaatattttatGGTCAGTCATATTATCATCCTGTGTTCCTTGAAAAGGTTTAATTTCATTCGATCTATCAGTCTATAAGCCTATCATCTGTACTGAATTTTCAGACCAATTATATACCTAAACGGCAAAAGGGGACACCCATCTGAATGGCGTATGAAGGAAGCCACGCCTCCACTTATGGCAGCAAAGTAACAGCAGTGATCTGGCGAGGTTTGAATCCACGTCTCCCGAGGCAGAGGCTGCTGCAGTAACCACTGGACGAATTAACTTATTAGCCGCAAATCTATTTTGGTTcccatatatatgtacatattacaCTTCACCAAGCCACTCATTACTGTATGACCTCATTaaattcagccattttatttataattggaCTCAGGACATCTCTCTATTACTCAGTTTCAGATAACAGCTTGCTAACCCAATATCCTCAGGCAGGCTATTCCAGAGCCCTAGGGCCCCGATGGAAAAAGCCTGGTCACCCTTTGTTGCTTATCTAGGACTTGGAATGGCCAGGAGTGCCTTGCCCATGGATCTGAGACTGTGTTGCGGTTTAAGTTAAAAGGTCAGGGATGTAGCCTTGGGCCAAGCCCCGCTGAGCCTTTAAATTGATTAGTAAAATCTTAAAATTTATTCTATATCTCACCGGTATTCTGTGTAAATTGGCTAAAATTGGGATTATACAatcatattttttgtataaaacATATACGCgccaaaagatttttttttaatttgaggataCATGcatcaataatattttttaagccATTTGATGACACAAAAGACCTTATAGAAAGAATGCCAAGATTACTGTACAATTGTCTTGTGGCTGAGGGGGGGCCTGGAAAGAACAATCTTTGTCTTGTCTTCATTGTGTCTGGCATTCGGCCATCCAGCACTTAATGTCAGATAGGCACTGTGATGAAGCAGTCATATTTTTCCACAAGGAATATTTCGCTCAGATtcaaagaggctgttttagcaGGAGTGAATACTTTTATTTGCCTCAAAATATGGGAGGAGATATGCAATGAGACTAAAAACGTTTATTGGCCATTACGCCGGGTCCTTTTTGACATCATGAAGGACCTGGACCCGGCTGCTCAGAGCTCGGTAATAAATTGAACTCTGCCCATTCAATCCGCACATAGGAACTGATGTAAAGGTTAAGACTGATATAAGTCGATATTGCAATTAAATTTCTCTTACTGTCGCTGATGCTTAATACATACCATAGTAACCCCAAACAATGTAGTCTgaagccaatcacaggcctacctttacagtcactttaagtatacttcaaaaaataaacttttatgtACAATTTTTGTAAGGGAGCACTTGATGAGCGAGACTCGTAGGGCCATGCTCCTGTTAGTGTTTGACTGAAGATctctgttggataatcttaacaTTTCATGTTGTGGCAATCTATATCTTTTGAGCACCTCTCTTTCACCGTAGTTAACTAAGGGGTCGGCACCATATGGAAGATATTTGGAGCTTCCATCGCTGCACAATTGAAGGAAATGCCATACTTACGAGGAAAGGACTGGATGTGCAGAGAGGGCCTGAGGTTGTTGcacttttatttgtgatttgcaTAATCCTTGTGCTTTCGTAGATTTGCAGAAGTCATAAAACGGAAGCATatgtaaacattaaaacaggCTGTTTATTGTTCAGCTCGGACTCAGAACAACACACACCTTGTCACTGGAATGGTGGTTTTAGTACACATTTATCTACAAGATACAGTGTTTCATTTATTCGCGAAGATATTCAATATATATTCAAATCATGTTCACAAATcatataagaaaaaataaataaatgacatcaaTGGCATCTTCCACGatggaaaaaaagttaattggaAGAGGATACAAATTCATGAAAAGAGAATTTGCCAACCAGTGCACTATACGACAAGTACTCTCCTTTTTAATAAGACACAAATTCCCCTTGGGTGTGTTTCTACacaccttttttaattttaagctTTATATAAATTGTtatatatattgtaacatactgtatatagaaCTGTAAAATATGTGATATGAAATTTAAATGTTGCACTGGGTGACAGCATTTGCtaattgtataaattatattacTAGGCACTTCATTCAGAGTGAAGCTGCAACCGACATGAATTCCTGTGAAATATTTCACCacagattattattttcaaagctTTTCTAAACCATGTGTATAAGAAAGCATAAACCACAGGGTTAAGAGCTGAATTCAAGTAACCAAACCAAACCATGGCATCAACTAACACTTTGGGAATAGAATAATCAATGAAAGGGTCAATGATGTTGCACAGGAAAAAGGGGGTCCAGCAGATGAGGAAGACTCCGACCACTATGGCAAGGGTTTTTGCTCCTCTTCTTTCTTGATGCTTAGTTACCCCTGACTTGTTTCTCTTAGGCACTTGAAACTGCTGCGTCAGATCTTTAATAGACCTAGCCTGACGTCTGGCAACCACATAGATTTTCAGGTAGATGCTGAGTATGATCAGGCTGGGAAGGAAAAAGGAGAACGTAGAGGCGACTGCTGCTGAAGCACGGCTGAAGAACACTGGACAGCCTCCAAAACATTGTACATGTGCCTCGTAGAAATCCTCACTTCCTTTTACATTGAGCCCAGAAAAGATCATCCCATAAGCAAAGATAGCAGGGACCAGCCAACTGATGGTGAGCATGATTAGGACTGCAGCAGAGTTGATGAGGGACTTGTACATTAGTGGGTCGCAGACGGCAAAGTACCGGTCAACTGAGATGAATGAAAGATGGAAAATGGAGACGGTGCTCAGTGTGATGTCGGTGCTGGTGTGAAGTTTACACAGGAAGTCACCCAGGTACCAACAGCCTGTGACAGACCGTACTGCACTGCAgggcatcacaaatgctcctAACAGGAAGTCACACATCGCCAGTGAGAGAATGAGGTagtttgtggatgtgtgcagCTGCTTAAAGTGTGCTATTGAGGTAATGACCAGAAGGTTCCCACTCATTGTAATCACTATGATCAACCCCATAAGCAAAAACATGAGGAATTGCAGAGTCAAGGGTCGAGCTAATTTCTTACAGGATCCACTCACAAACTCATAACAAAAGGTTTCTGTCAATATAATGTTGTAGTTTGAGTCATTGGAGAATCCCATCTTCAGGgccttgaaaaaagaaaagaaaaagtagttttcattcaaatgtacataatttaaaatcaaCACATATAGGACCCTGCACAAAATTAAAGCCTTTCTTCTACATTTACTATAGTAATAGAGAATCCGACAGGATTACCAGTATGACTAGATGTATGCAGGGCCACTTTTTGTGGAATAGCTGAGATTGTGATCATAGACCGGGGTGTGGGGTTGGGTGATGATTGTGATTGATGATTTTTGaaatggagttggacccccctttgctgctgtagaCCCCACTCTTCTTGTAAGGCTTTCCAGTAGGTTTCCAGTAGGACAGCATTAGTGaagttgggcactgatgttgtcCTGGCTGAATGAGAGCAAatcctgcagccatgttccaaaaccTACTAGAAAGCTTTACAAGAAGAGTGGGGTCTACAGCAGCAAAGCCTGGTTCGCAGTCGGCATTCTGATTCATCCTAAAGGTGTTtaatggggtagaggtcagggctctgtgcaggccagtcaagtccttccccaccaaactcagcaaaccatttctatatggaccttgctttgtgtaTGGGAAATCGTCATgcggaaacaggaagtggccttccccaaacttcCCCAAACTGCGGCAAAGGTAATTGCGTATATTTTTAACTTCTGTGAAAACCGGATGTTAACTTCTTTCCAGCGCACAATCGACATGGACATTCATAAGAGGAGACATCGGCAGTGTGTTAGAGTAGGGGGAGTcgccataaatgtaacataagattttgctcatttgttcagaaaatatttagcctagtgctatgaaattttacttcaaacaggtTTGACAAATCAGCAGACTATAGTCATTGACCACTTCAATTACATTCGTAACTAAATTGAGTCAGATACAATTACAACCAAGGTCGGTATGAGAGGTGTATCAGAGGTGCAGAATAATTTTAACAATAAATGAAAGCATCCTATAATGTGCCTACACAGGTTAGTCTGCACATACTAACATTAAttaaggaaacacatttccaatggtaacatgaaaccagccacatcctcagattatgagGCACGGGGCTTTATTCCTGAAAAAAGAATCTGCgtaaacatttacacacaagcaACTTCATAATTTCCTGTGACGTGAGTTGTGGTAATGTCCAAATAGATTAGGAAAGCTGcacttgtttgtttcttaacacccaggtaagcttttaGAAAGCAAATAGCCATCCATATGTACAAATCTAGTGTGTGCTAATTATAAATGTCTGTGACCAGGTACAGTAGCTGTtccttttccattaatcatttggAGCATCCAAACACaacaagcaaattagctgaacatatttaacattaaacactgaactaacttaaaaagtcTAACACATTgatgagtaaaattaatttctttaatacaTATTAAACACTGTTTAGAAATGCCTAAGATTTCCCCAGAAGGACAGCACATGTACAGTAGATTGTTTTCTACaccatctagtgtccctaatctccaaataAGAtgccctctccatgacctccctgggtaccaaccctctcgttttctctttagatgacATTCTGTAtacatataacagcaaaaagcaCACTGTTTGTTATATGACGAGTATAGAAGTACAAGCTTTATTAGACATAGAGTACAGCAAAGCTACAGTGAATGCAGTTTTGAATGTGACTTCCAGAGTAAAAAAGCTTTGCCGTGGAAAGACCTCTTTGGAAAAGAAGCCATGCTATGGGATTTATTTCTCATattctttcaaaaacaaatgtttaaaaggAAGTGACCAATCGATAGTGGGTAAAATCACGGAACAATACAATGTGTAATTTTCAGCCGCATCCTGGTGGAAGGTCAATAGAACCTTTGCTATGAAATCCACTGGCAATTAAACTTGGCTGATGCTAAGAAGCACAtgagtattctttttttttttcctgagcaaCATTGCACAGTAACGTTTATGTTAAAAATGTCGGACTGTAGCTGACAGTAGCCACAGACACAGTCCAGATCTTCcaccagaccgtggggctcatCTATGCTCTAAAATACTACCTTAAGAGGATCAGACACCCAGTAGGCAAATGCAACATGTTTTAACTGAAGAATAATAACTGTGTATAAGAATAAGTTCTGCCCCTGAAGAACACTAATTTCTAATGTTCCTGAAGGATGTATCAGAgatcattcatattttttacttttaaaatctaCAAAGATTTACCAATTGAGTCAAATAggcaacaaacaaaataatgatgaaaaaaatcttCCATCAAACACTGTGGCCAtcaaatattgatatttaagAATTTTTACCAAaacttggaaaaataaataattccagtAAGATTGAGTTCACGTTGATACTTTTCTAAatcacttcatttaaaaaagaagtaaCGGTTACCTCGCTGATATCaatctaaatgtatttatatatagcAAGGGTTAAGGATTAAGAAAGGATCAATGattataaaaatacagaagCCCCATAGGAAAATGccatgtaaataataataaaatctattgaaaaatataattcaggTGAAAGAAATAGCTACTCACCTCTCATTCACTGGTGCTACTATGCATGTTATGaggcaaaaaataatgtattgatACTTGTGCAACTTCATCTCCATCTTTGTGCACAGTCACAGTACTAATATTTACATTGGGACaatacagttcattttttttagtcGTCAGCTCTCATTTCTATCTCTCCATGGTGAACACGAATGGACAATATTATCACCTGCCTAAATATGTGTTTACTGTTCAAACAGTAAAACCTTCTGTGGTTTTCCTGGTACAGgaaaaataatgtatgtaaaaaGCAGATATTTAAAGAAGGTCATCATACAACTGGTGTGATGATccaatacacaaaataaatttttgttGACTTTTGTCCATCTGTGAGTAACAGACGATCCTTTCTGGTTAGGTGATCCTATTGTACTTCATCACATCAGTTTGTTCTACTTTATCTGCCACCTTGAAAGGGTTGGAACTTGCAGATACAGTGTCCTACAATATTATTTAGACTGCTGATAAAAGTGAGCAAAGAAGGAACtataaactaaaaaatacagataagaagCTATTGAGTATTGTATTCTCACAAATGACATATAACATGTTTTGATGTTTGATATATATGAACCTTCAAACATGTGTACTGCAAAATTGAATTTCTAGGAAgaatatttatatgaaatatgtctaaatatttgtatgtttgttaaTCAAGCATTAAGAAGTATTCTTCTCCCTTTACCTGGAATATGTTACAAATGCTATTTGTCATTCACCTACAGTATACATGAGGAAACAGTGTACAGCtgaacaaaatgtgcaaaaggAAGATGATACAGgtatactacacacacaacacaatataaacaatatCATTTTTGCCATTAATGGTGCAGGATGCACGTTTctgatacattttgaaaagaacGTTCCACCACCTtccaccccctcacctcccctcagctctcccCCCAAAGCTCctccctccaaacacatgctcacatactgTCTGACATCTGAGTGCTAGAGAGAGAGGACATATAGAGAATTGAAAAGTAGGGAGAGGAGTGCAGTGCATCATGTCTCATTCACAGGCAGAAAACACATTCATCATAATGAACATAAACAATGAACACATctatagtttttatttacagctatAGGCTATAGCAAGCATGATATTATTGGCAAGGTATTGCTGGCTAGGTAGTGGTGGAGTTAGCGTTAGCAATACTGCACTGCCATACattattttgtatgaaatatCCTTTTTACAACTGGATTTTCACCCATAATGTTTGTCAGCGAAGCAGCTGCAAGTAACTAAGGTACCTGCCAAGTAGCTACCAAGtagttactcactagctagcttTAGTGCTGTCACGGCAGTGTCTCTGCTCTCCTCTTACCCCGTCCTGCCTGTCTGGTAGTAAGGTGAATGCATAGAACTCATGGAAGAACTCATAGAAGTGTGTGCATGCTAATCAGCATGGGCTTTTTACATAACTTTTCCTTGCTTTTCTCCATTGGAGGTTGATAAGTAATTGAATTCTCTGTTAAGCATTTACTTAACTAAATGAGGCTGTGGTGCTTTGTCCACTGAGTGTTCTAGATCACACAGATGGCAGGCTTCTAAGGGACAGCATTGCGAATGATCCTTTTAACTGAAAGCTCCACAGTACCACCACAATCCCACAACCTGttctgtaataaaaacaaaattgagactcttctcttttattttccttgtaTTTCCTGCAGgtaaaattacaaaaagcaTGTTATTTTACCTTAACAATTAATAAATGTACATCCAATGTGCTCACTTTGCTTTAATAATGTGCTCTCAGGCTAAAACaacctaaatgtttttttcagcaaaCATGATAGTGGCTGCACAATCGAAGAAACTTGCACGTTAACTCAATTTAGCTATTTTATTTCGACACCAgcttcatttccttttttctgctgctgaggtattgattttttatttaatatgtgtCGTTGTATGCCATAATAATCGTCTCTTGGTCAATGGGCGTGAAAAAATGAGCAGTTTTTCTCAGACTTCGAATGCTGAATAATATGTGTGATTGGAAATGGCTTTTGAACTTCACCGTGATCTTgcatctaatttttttttttgttattaaccTGTCCACTCTGACTAGTCTGACCAGTAAGATTTAAGATACGGTTTAAATAGGATTTCTTGAGTCTGTTTTCTGGGACAGACCCCTGATGTTGCTTGTATTCAAACTggtaggctccacaaaattacatAGGCAGGCCTATGTTATAATGGAAAATATCCCTTGAATAGGACTGCCTTTGCAGTGGTGTACACAGAGACAGGCTGGATAATATTGATGCAAAATAAATCTGCCAAAGATTGGTAATTACAGTCTGTGACATtcacatgcatgtttttggatCAGTCTCATATTAGCTGACTTAGAGTACGGTGACGTACAGTGTCATATGTAGGATCTGAGACAGACCctaagttgatttttttttaaatgtacaaaataaattgaaattactGCTgctcacttttttgtttttatttttgacagtcATTCTCTCATTTTTACACTCATAAAGTAGTCATTCTTAAACTGAAGTACATTTTGTTCCTGCTAATTAAAATGACTATAGGTATTGGAACAATTGCTCTAAAGTATATAAAAGATGTGTAAATatcagaaatgttttctttgactAGCTTTATATATTTTGCTCTATTTCTAGTGAAAACGAGGAagttatttcaaatatttgaaatcaCTTTTTGTCAATTTTCaacttgatgatgtcacaaaacaaaaaatctatAATAAATCAATTAAGGCACTTTCAGTCTGTGGACAATTTTGCTGTTGAGGAATGAGCTTCAAATATTTTGccaaaaataatcattttgaatgcTTTCCTAAACCAACTGTAGTAGAAAGCATAAATAATAGGATTACATGTTGAGTTTAAATAGGTGATACAGAAAAGTGTTTCAATTAACATAGGCGGAAtggaataattaattaatggatTAATTATGTTACACATAAAAAACGGTGCAGAGAATGACAGGAATACCCCCATAACAATTGCCAGGGTCTTTGTAGCCTTTCGCTCGTTGTGGCTTGATGATGTGCTGTTTTCAGAGTGCACGTTGTTACAGGCAGTGCTGTGAATAGAGCGGGCTTGCTTCTGCGCAGCGTGGAAAATTTTCTGATACATGACCAACATAATGAACCCAGGGATGTAAAAAGAGAGAATGGAAGACACTGAACACGCCCTTTCAGCATGAAAAAGAACACAGCTTCCTAcacaagcattttcattttcataataatgATTTTCACTGCCCAAAATGTTCAGCTCCAGAAATACCATCCCAAACCCAACAGAGGCAGACACACTCCAACTGAACAGGATCATGATTACCGTGGCATAAGAGGTGATCCTATTCCGATAGTGGAGAGGATGGCAAACTGCATAATATCGATCAATGGAAATGAAAGCAAGAGTTAACATTGATGTGATGTACAACATGAGATCTGTACTCATATGGACTTTACAGAAAACTTCTCCGAAGTACCAGCATGTTTCGATTATTCGCACCATGTAAGGAGGCAAGACGCAGCCTCCCAGAAGAAAGTCTGTCACTGCCAGAGAGAGGATGAGGTAGTTGGTTGGGGTCTGCAGATGTTTGAAGTGTGCGATGgaaacaatgacaataaaatttCCACACAACGTCATAACGATGATGGTGGTGaagaaaatatacagtggaaTCCGTATCGCTGTTGGATAGATGATCTTCGGGCAAGACCCATTCACGTACTCAAAACAGAAGTATGAATCTTCAGCCAGTGTAGGTTGACTGAAATtcatcattttatgttttacgGTATAATGGTTTACCATAGATACACCTATtggaggaaaaagaagaaatgtgaaaagatgTTCCAATGAGCAGGCAAACTTTCATATCACATACATTGTATCTGAATATATCATTCAAACACAAGACTTAAATGAATATCTATTGATAGATATCGCATCACTGATGCTAAAATCAAATGTTGCATGCATGACAAGATTCTCCGCAGAAATGTCTTTCTTATGATTAGAATTCCTCCTCTCACCTCAGAGTTCAATTACTGCGATGATGTAAATTAATCTATTCCTCTGGAATACATAAAGGCTTTCCCAAGACTTCCCAGAGTCAGATGTCTTGCGGCAATGTGGAGCATCAGTGCAGATGGGTCTGTTTTATACCGTTGGCCCATGATCCCACAAAGCTTTAGTGTGAGGCCCATGGTGTTTGCCCATCCCCTAAGCACctacagcagccatttttctACTCAAACAACTAATTGCTTAAATGGTTCCTTATGAGAATAAGCAGAATTTAGTTGTTTTTCCAATTAAATAACTACTTAGGGGGccaagcagcaaagcagttGAAACCATATAGTATTTGAgttattattatacagtaataataacTCAGTATGATGTTTCACTAATTCCCGACAAGTGTGTCTGATAACCTTTTTACTAAACTTTGTACTGTGGTTGAAGGTTGCGTGTATTACAGAAGGAGTAATTTTGGTAACTGGACACAATTTGCTGCCCGGACCGAAAAGGTGTGATTGGTagattttctgttattttgaacgaatttaaaaaacactcaaaagaCATCTCCTGCAAAATTTGACCAATTTGCAAGACACTTTTACAGATGTGTTCATTGGATGCTGCTCttaaaattttgtttgtatCTCAAAAAATATGACCACAGTAAGTAACCTGAATGTGGGTGTGGCTATTTACAAAaaagctaataaaataaaacaagtgttTTGACATAAAGTGATGATGTATGTTTCGGTGACTGCCATCTGGAAttggtggccattttggattttgtttgttcatatgTCACTTCTCTGTCTTTCATCAGGTTGATTCACAGACAAATTGGCACACTGATAGATGGTGCATCCATGCCACAACCCATTCGATTTGGTGCCATGccacatggtggtgctatagCAGTCAGCTGAAtttccacaaattaaacaatgatCAATTCTGCTCCATTTGTCAAAAGTTCCCCCTTTACATACAGAATAAATTTGCCTCAAGGACCCATTAGCCTATGATTATagattatagaaaaaaaaaaaaaaaaaattaaaatacatctCGTAGACAGACCAATTTGCAGGGAACTTGAATTATAGCATGTActtaaaaatatctttaaaagtaATATAAACAAAGTTGCTATGCTTAAAAACATGCTCACAATAACCCAGtgaatttgcatgtttttactAAAAAGCTAATAAATCCCAGACAGTCAGACAAAAGTGATGAAACTTGGTAAGACTATGTACAACTCCATCCTGAGGACATCACCTCAATTATGCTATGGAAcgcaacacatttttaaaatcacattttccttGTAGACATTTGAAACTGACTTGCTGACTGAGCATTGATCTGAGATATTTAACTGCTTACAGTTAGGAAACAGCATAGTTTGAGAGTGGTCTCTGGGTATAAAGTaaaccattttttgttgtggCTGTGTTTTAACATTTGCTATTAATATCTTGGATCTGATGCTTACTCTATGTGGCATTATTTCCACAATCCTTAGACACATTGGTGAGAGAATTGGTTATTTGTGTACCTCGTAAGAGCAGGAAATAGGACAACAAAAGGTCCCATTCCCAATTCCCCATTCCATGGGATGGCATGGAATTAATGTTAAATTATCAAAATGCTTTGTACattgtgaaaaagaaagaaccTGAAGTAATCGGCCATTTGTTTTTGATATCAAGCTAGCATCAGAAGTCATGACAATACTGTGTAATCAGTCTGCACTCAACTCTTCTTCTCCGATGCTCACTTTAGGCCCTCATGTGCAATACACCGGTCCATTATCTCCTTAACATGTGATGAAATATCAGTGTTTCAGTTCCCTGACGGGTAAAGTTGTATATCATTAATTTATGTATCGTATAATTTATGCATCACTGAAAACATATTCAGAGTTTTAtgtttattatcatttaaaatgtataacattCATAATTGTTACTGAGCACTGCCCAAATCCAGTGTAAACTGAACTTGGATCTAGCTTTTGGACAGACTCTTTGAGGTTTTGCACAACCACTGCCCAAAGGGGCATACAGTTGTAGGAGGGCAAGTGATTACATCATTTAGCCTGATTGTGTGTACTGACACCTTTAATTAGCAGGATGCCTATGAGAATTAGACCATCATTAACAGGCTAACCTGGTG
Coding sequences within it:
- the LOC118230590 gene encoding trace amine-associated receptor 1-like gives rise to the protein MGFSNDSNYNIILTETFCYEFVSGSCKKLARPLTLQFLMFLLMGLIIVITMSGNLLVITSIAHFKQLHTSTNYLILSLAMCDFLLGAFVMPCSAVRSVTGCWYLGDFLCKLHTSTDITLSTVSIFHLSFISVDRYFAVCDPLMYKSLINSAAVLIMLTISWLVPAIFAYGMIFSGLNVKGSEDFYEAHVQCFGGCPVFFSRASAAVASTFSFFLPSLIILSIYLKIYVVARRQARSIKDLTQQFQVPKRNKSGVTKHQERRGAKTLAIVVGVFLICWTPFFLCNIIDPFIDYSIPKVLVDAMVWFGYLNSALNPVVYAFLYTWFRKALKIIICGEIFHRNSCRLQLHSE
- the LOC118230443 gene encoding trace amine-associated receptor 1-like translates to MVNHYTVKHKMMNFSQPTLAEDSYFCFEYVNGSCPKIIYPTAIRIPLYIFFTTIIVMTLCGNFIVIVSIAHFKHLQTPTNYLILSLAVTDFLLGGCVLPPYMVRIIETCWYFGEVFCKVHMSTDLMLYITSMLTLAFISIDRYYAVCHPLHYRNRITSYATVIMILFSWSVSASVGFGMVFLELNILGSENHYYENENACVGSCVLFHAERACSVSSILSFYIPGFIMLVMYQKIFHAAQKQARSIHSTACNNVHSENSTSSSHNERKATKTLAIVMGVFLSFSAPFFMCNIINPLINYSIPPMLIETLFCITYLNSTCNPIIYAFYYSWFRKAFKMIIFGKIFEAHSSTAKLSTD